The Rhodoluna lacicola genome includes the window GATGACATAGCTCAAGGCGGGGGCTCAGATGCTTCAAAAATTGCCGAAGCAATCAGTGCAGTCAAGGAAGCCCTGAGCGCGTAGTGCGGTCTGGTCGTCGACTCTCGGTTGATGTTGGCAAGGTCCGCATTGGCGTTGCTGCAAGTGACTTTCACTCGATTCTTGCCTCTGGATTGGAAACAGTTGCGCGTGGAGCCGAACTTGAGCCAAGCCTTAAGAGAATCGTCGAGTTAGTAGACGAGATAGAACCGATCGAGATCTACGTTGGTCTTCCGATTTCCATGTCTGGAAACAACTCGGCATCTACTCAAGATGCAATCCAATTTGCCAAGCAACTAAGTGTGTTGGTGGCTCCCGAAATTCGATTTATTGACGAGCGTATGACTTCTATCACCGCGGCGAATGCACTCAAAACTTCTGGCCGCGATTCAAAATCGGGTCGCAAGATAATCGACCAGATTGCTGCAACCATTATCTTGGAACAAGCAATTGAACAGGAAAAGAGCACTGGTGAGAAGCCAGGCAAGGCGATAGGAGAAGTAATTGAATAAGTTATCGCGTCGCCGTGTTCTTGCCGGATTTATTGTCTTTCTTTTGCTTCTGGGTGGCGCTGTTGCGTATGCGAACAAGGGCTTGATTCGTGCGGCCTTCGAGCAGATGCAAGGCAACGATTTTCCTGGTCCCGGAACGGGCGAGGTTCAAATCACTGTTAGGGCTGGCGATTCAGGGGAGTCAATCACAAAGCAATTGTTAGCTGCCGGCGTGATTAAGAATTTTCGCACTACGTATCAACTGATTCTGGACACGAATCCCACTTTTTATCCTGGAATATTTACGCTGAAGCTGCAGATGCGATCAGCTGATGCAATCTCAGCGCTCACCGATCAAAATTCGGCATCACTGCGGCGTACAACCATAAAGGAGGGTCTGCGGGCAAGCGTGCTTTTTGGGGTATTGGCCGAATCAACGGGTTTACCCAAGAGCCAATTTGAATCGCTATTTAACAAGCCAGAGGTGTTTGGGCTTAGCGCAGAATTGCCAAACATTGAAGGCTACCTATTCCCAGCAACCTATACCTTTGCACCGGGCTCAACGGCAAAAGAGATACTGCAAACAATGGTTGACCGAATGCAGCAAGAAATTCGTTCCTTCGGAATACCAGCAGCAAAGACACATGAGGTACTTACACTTGCCTCTGTGATTCAGAAAGAAGCCCGGATAAAAGAGGATTTCTACAGGGTTTCGCGAACTTTTCTTAATCGCATCGAAATAGGAATGCATCTACAGTCTGACGCCACGGTTAGCTATGGAGTTGGCGGTAATACCGTCAGCACATCTAGGGCGGATCGAGCGAATAAAAACGGCTACAACACCTACCTATATCCTGGACTTCCAATTGGGCCTATTTCTGCTCCCGGCTCGGTAGCTATTGATGCGGCATTGAACCCGGCACAGGGGAAATGGTTGTATTTCTGCACAGTGAATCTTGAAACTGGTGAAACAGTGTTTAGCGAAACCTACGCCCAACATGAAAAGGCTGTTGCTCAATGGTTGGCCTGGATGAAGGAAAACCCCGGCTATGAATAAAAACTATGCGGTTCTGGGCTCGCCGATCGCGCATTCAAAATCACCCGCCATCCACGCTGCAGCGTATCGGGTACTTGGTGAAGATTGGAACTACTCACGATTTGAGGTCAAAAAGGGAGCACTTAAGCGATTCATTGAAACCCAAGGGTCTGACCTCAACGGATTTAGCCTTACGATGCCGTTAAAAGAAGAAGCGTTTCTTTATGCTCAGGTAATTGATGAATCATCTTCACTAACCAAGACTTCCAACACTTTGGTTCGAATCGATGACCAGTGGCACGGTTTCAACACCGATATATTTGGCATCGTCCAGGCAGTTGGCAATCAACAGGTGACTCAAAGTCTAATAATCGGATCCGGCGCAACCGCAACCTCAGCCATGGTCGCAGTTTCAAGAATCGCTCCTGGTTCTTCCGTTATGGTTTTTGCACGTAATTCCAAGACCAGGAAGATACTCGTTGAGTTCGGCCGTGAGCTTGGCCTTAGCGCAACTGTTGTTCGAAGACTTAGAAAAGCAATAACCAAGTCGGATCTAACAATATCCACCTTGCCTGGTGGAGCCATGGATAGTACAACTAAAAAAATCGTTGACTCCAGATTTTTTAGACCCCGTGGCATGCTTCTTGATGTTGCCTATGACCCTTGGCCAAGCCAGCTTGCAGAGGCTTGGATGAAACAGAACATAAAAGTTGTGAGCGGCTTAGAGATGTTGATATGGCAGGCAGTTGCTCAAATCCGTATTTTCAAGTCGGGAAATCCTGAGGCTGAATTACCGAACGAGATAGCGGTCGTGCAGGCTATGAGGATCGCACTAGAGCAATAGTCGCAATCGGCCTGACTATTGGGCGTACTGTGGCAAAATGGGACTATGTTACGTTGGATCACCGCAGGAGAGTCGCACGGGCCTGAGCTCGTTGCCGTTCTAGAAGGCCTGCCAGCAGGAATTGCCATCACCACGGCGGATGTGCAGACTGCACTTGCTCGTCGTCGTCTGGGATATGGTCGCGGTGCCCGAATGAAATTTGAACAAGATGAGGTTTCGATCTCGGGTGGCGTTCGCCACGGCCTGACTATGGGTGGACCGGTCGCGATTACCGTGGCTAACACCGAATGGCCAAAGTGGAAAGATGTGATGTCAGCCGATCCGGTTGATGAAGCCAAACTCTCCGGCGCCCGCGCGGAGGCGCTAACCAGGCCTAGACCTGGCCACGCCGATTTCACCGGAATGCAAAAGTATGGCTTTCTTGATAGTCGACCAATTTTGGAAAGAGCAAGTGCTCGTGAAACAGCGGCACGCGTGGCCCTTGGCGCGGTAGCTTCAAGCTTTTTGAGCGCACTTGGTATTGAACTTGTAACCCACACCGTTGGTATTGGTCCCGTCATGGCTGCTGCCGACTTAGCGCTGCCAAAGCCGGGTGACGTTGCTGCAATCGATGAGGACCCAATGCGCTGTTTCAATGCGCAACTATCAGCAGCGATGATTGCTGAAGTTGATGAATGTCATAAAGATGGCGACACCCTAGGCGGGGTGGTTGAGACATTGGTTTATGGTTTGCCTCCGGGCCTTGGCAGTTTTGTGCACTGGGATCGCCGACTAGATTCACAACTGGCTGGAGCACTCATGGGAATTCAGGCAATTAAAGGTGTCGAGGTCGGTGATGGTTTTGAAACCGCCCGCCGTCGCGGCTCCGTGGCACATGATGAAATCCAACGTGATGCAAATGGTGTCGTGCATAGACTCACGGATCGTGCCGGTGGAATCGAAGGCGGAATGAGCAACGGCGAGGTACTGCGCGTTCGTGCGGCTATGAAACCAATTTCCACTATTCCAAAAGCTCTTGCGACCATCGATGTTGCAACTGGTGAAGCAGCAAAGGCACACCACCAACGCTCTGACGTTTGTGCAGTTCCTGCAGCAGGAGTTGTCGCTGAAGCAATGGTTGCACTTACTATTGCCAATTCCGTCCTCGAAAAATTCGGTGGAGATTCTGTGGCTGAAACCAAGCGCAATCTTGAGTCGTACCTTGCAAACATTCCCGCTGTGCTAACTTCGGCTGATTCAAGTAACTAATGCCGGCAAAATCCGAGGTCATAGTTCTTATTGGCCCCATGGGCGTTGGGAAAAGTACCGTTGGAAAGAAACTAGCTCGGGCTCTCAAGGTCCCTTTTACTGACACCGATAATCTAATCGTCGAAGAGCACGGCAAGATTGCAGAATATTTCGCCGAACATGGCGAGGAAGCCTTTCGTGAGATCGAACATCAGGCGCTCGCACGAGCACTCAAAAACCCGGGCATTGTTGCCACCGGTGGTGGGGCGGTGCTGCTGGAAAAGTCACGTGAACTCCTTAGAAATGCCACAGTGATTTACCTAGCAACTGACGGAAAGCACATGGCCTCACGTCTTCGAAACGGCTCTAGGCCATTACTTAAGAATGGAATGGAAGATTGGAAGCGGATTTATGATTCTCGTAAACCCATTTACCAAGCTACTGCTGACCTAACAATTGATACTTCAGGACATCCACTTGCCCAGACCATTACCGAAATTCGGGAGAGATTGAGTATCTAATGAGCGCTGCAAAAACGATTCACGTGAGCGGAGTAGATCCGTACGAGATTTTGATTGGCCGTGCACTTCTGGCTGAGGTGCCTGCCAGCCTTGGCCCACAGGTAAGCAAGGTGCTTATTGTGCATCCTGTTGCCCTCACAGCATCTGCCGAACTCCTTAGGGAAACTCTGATAGCTGCAGGAGTTGACGCTATCCTCGCGGGTGTGCCAGACAGCGAAGATGCCAAGCGCGTCGAAGTTGCTGCTTTCTGCTGGGGAATCATGGGTAAGGCTGACTTCACCCGAACCGATGCGGTGATTGGCTTTGGCGGTGGCTCAACCACTGATTTGGCCGGATTTGTTGCTGCAACTTGGTTGCGTGGCGTGAAACTAATTCAAATTCCGACCACCCTGCTTGGAATGGTTGATGCGGCGATTGGTGGCAAGACTGGAATAAACACCAGTGAAGGAAAGAATCTAGTTGGAGTGTTCCACGCACCAGCAAAAGTGATTATTGACCTAGACACCCTGCAGTCGCTTGCGCGAAACGAAATTCTTGCCGGTTTTGGCGAGGTAGTTAAGTACGGTTTCATTGCTGACCCACGAATTCTTGAACTGATAGAGGCGGATGTTCCGACTGCAACAGATCCAAGTTCTGCTGTCTTCCAAGAAATCATCGAGCGATCAGTTGCTATCAAGGCACGGGTGGTTGGAGAGGATTTCAAAGAGGCCGGGCTGCGTGAGATTTTGAATTACGGCCACACTCTAGGGCACGCGATTGAGCATGCCGAGCGTTATAAATGGCGTCACGGTGCTGCCATTTCTATCGGCATGGTTTTTGTGGCCGAGCTTGCCCGCCTTGCTGGGCGCCTAAGTGATGAAGTCGTCGATCGACACCGATCTGTGCTGACTCTGCTTGGATTGCCAATCGCATACTCTGCAGATAAATGGAATCAGTTGCTAGAAACGATGCAACGTGACAAGAAAACCCGATCGGGTACGTTGCGTTTTGTGGTGCTAGACGACTTGGCCAAGCCAACCATCATGAGCGCGCCAACTCCAGAAATGCTGCACGCAGCCTTCCAAGAAATCGTTGCCTAGCGCTAACCTAGAGACATGCAGAAAGTATTGGTCTTAAATGGCCCAAACCTTGGCCGCCTTGGGTCTCGAGAACCAGACATCTACGGTGCCCTTGATTTTTCTGAGCTAACTGCGGCGGTTGAATCGGCTGCCACAAAGTTGGGTCTAAGCGCAGATGTTCGACAGACTGACAGCGAAAGCGAACTCATCGCTTGGATCCATGAGGCTGTTGACGCTCAACAAAACGTGATCTTGAATCCGGCCGCCTTCACTCACTACTCATACTCCCTGCGAGATGCAGCCGTGCAAATTACCAAGGCTGGTTTGAAATTAATCGAGGTTCATCTGAGCAACCCACACACCCGTGAGGAATTCCGCCACACCAGTGTCATTTCTGGTGTTGCCACCGGAGTTATCGCAGGCTTTGGTTCGGATTCTTACCTGTTAGCGCTTGCACAACTAGCCAAATAAGCGCTGGATGGCCTGTCTTGGGCCACTAGAATTGGGTAAGTTATTGCGCTTCGAGCGCATCCGAATTCGCTAAAAATTGAAACGAGTGATTGCGTCATGGCAACTTCAAACGACCTAAAAAACGGAATGGTCCTAAACATCGAAGGTCAGCTTTGGGCTGTGACCGAATTCCAGCACGTCAAGCCGGGTAAGGGAGCAGCCTTTGTTCGCTCAAAGTTGAAGAACGTGCTCACCGGCAAAGTGGTCGAGAAGACCTTTAACGCAGGCGTAAAGGTAGAAGTTGCAACTGTCGATAAACGTGACATGACCTACCTCTACAACGATGGCGAGGGCTACGTTTTCATGGACAAGGACACTTACGATCAAGTCACCTTGCCAGAGGCTGTTGTTGGCGATGCAGTCAATTACATGCTCGAAAATCAAGAAGCAACTGTCGCTATGCACGAGGGCAACCCAATCTACGTTGAACTTCCAGCCTCTGTTGTGCTTGAAGTCACATACACCGAGCCTGGCTTGCAGGGTGACCGCTCAAGCGGAGGTACCAAGCCAGCAACCGTTGAAACAGGTTTGCAGATTCAGGTTCCACTATTTCTTGAGAACAACACCAAGGTCCGTGTGGATACCCGCACCGGTGATTACCTTGGTCGCGTTACCGACTAATCGGTGAGCGCCAGAACTAAGGCTCGCAAACGCGCTGTTGACGCTGTTTTTGCAGCCGATCTTCGAAAGATTTCGCCACTTACCCTCTTAGATGATGTAGCCGAATTGGCTGCAGATCGCCAAAACCAGGACGCTATTTTCGGCTATGCCCGAGACATCGTTCAAGGCGTAGTTGATCACCATGAAGAAATCGATGATCTGTTGGAGACCTTTTCACAGGGCTGGGCGTTGGATCGCATGCCTAATCTAGACCGCGCAATTCTTCGAGTTGCCGTATGGGAGATCCTTCACAATCCAGACGTTCCAGACGCCGTGGCAGTGAATGAGGCCGTCGAGATGGCTAAAGAACTCTCCACCGATGATTCGGGTTCATTTGTGAATGGTCTACTGTCGCGAATAGCCTCTACAAAAACCGCTAACTAACTGCTGTTGCCAGGTGATTTCCATCTAGTGGCCTGCTAGAATTTTACAAACATCCTTTAAAGACCGTCCAGAGAGGCGGAGAAGGAGGTGGGCGTGTCCGCACGCACCGTCTTGAGTAGTGAAGATATAGATCGCGCTGTCACACGCATCGCTCACGAAATTCTTGAAGCCAACACTGCAGTTCAGAAGAGTTCAGCGCAGAAGAATGGCACCAAAGACCTGATTATTCTTGGAATCCCAACCAGGGGGGTTCTACTCGCCGAGCGTATCGCTGCGGTAATCGCCAAGGCAGAGCCGAATGCAGATATTTCAAACATTCTTGGTCGATTAGACATCACCATGTATCGAGATGATCTAGCGGCAAACCCCACTAGGGCTGTAACTGAGACCCAAATTCCGAAGCAGGGAATTGATGACAAGGTCGTGGTCTTGGTGGATGACGTATTGTTCAGCGGTCGAACCATTCGTGCGGCCCTTGATGCGCTTGGTGAGTATGGTCGCCCCCGAGCGGTAAAACTTGCAGTCCTGGTTGACAGAGGCCATCGTGAACTTCCAATCCGCGCTGATTTCGTAGGTAAAAATCTTCCAACCGCTCGTGAAGAGCGAATCAATGTGAATCTCTCGGAGACCGATTCCCAAAATGCGGTGGTGATTGAATCTTGAAAAATCTACTCTCTGCAGCTGATCTAAACCGTGAGGCCGCCATCGAGATTCTAGACATTGCCGAGGAAATGGCTGGAGTTAATCACCGCGACATCAAGAAACTTCCAACTCTTCGCGGAAAAACAGTCGTCAACCTATTCTTTGAAGACTCAACACGCACTCGCATTTCTTTCGAACTGGCCGAGAAGCGACTTTCAGCAGATGTTATTAACTTCACGGCTAAGGGCTCCAGCGTTTCTAAAGGGGAGAGCCTCAAAGACACCGCCCAAACACTAGAGGCCATGGGTGCAGATGCCGTAGTGATTAGACACTCGGCATCGGGTGCCGCTTACAAGCTTGCTCATTCAGGTTGGATCAACGGCAGCATCATCAATGCCGGTGATGGAACACACGAACACCCAACCCAGGCACTTTTGGATGCATTCACGATGCGCAAGCGCATTCACGGGGACTCTTCACTTGGTAAGGATTTGGATGGAGTAAATGTTGCAATAGTTGGCGACATCTTGCACTCAAGAGTTGCCCGGTCAAATCTGATTTTGCTCAATACTTTGGGTGCGCAGGTTCACTTTATTGCTCCACCAACTTTGCTTCCGGCAAACTTAAGCCGCTTAAGTGCAGAACTGCACTACTCACTTGATGACGCGATCGAGTCCGAAAATCTTGACGTTGTGATGATGCTTCGAATCCAGACTGAGCGCATGAACGCTTCTTACTTTCCGTCAGAGCGTGAATACTCACGTATCTGGGGATTCAACGCGCAACGCTTGGCCAAACTAAAAAGCAGTGCAATCGTGATGCACCCAGGACCGATGAACCGTGGACTTGAGATCGACGCGATTTCTGCTGATTCGCCTCAGTCAACAGTTTTAGAGCAGGTTACAAACGGAGTCTCTGTGCGAATGGCTGTACTTTACGCACTCTTGTCAGGTGAAAGGAACACCAATGCCAACTAACTACGTTCTAAAGAATGCTCAACTTGCGGATGGCAGTGTTCAGGACATTCAAATTCAAGACGAAAAGATTGTTGCGGTTGGGAAATCGCTCCGCGCAGACGAAACGATTGACTGCACCGGCCTAGTGGCCTTGCCCGGTTTCGTGGATCTACACACTCACTTGCGCGAGCCAGGTTTCGAACAAAGTGAGACAGTATTAACCGGAACCCAATCTGCTGCTCTTGGTGGTTTCACCGCTGTGCACGCCATGGCAAACACCATGCCAGTTGCTGACACCGCCGGAGTCGTTGAACAGGTTGCATCGCTGGGTAAGGAAGCTGGTTATGCCGATGTTTACCCAATCGGTGCGGTGACTGTTGGGCTAGAGGGAAAGCAGTTGGCCGAACTGGGGGCCATGGCTAATTCAAAAGCAAAAGTAAGAGTCTTCTCGGACGATGGAAAATGTGTTCACGATCCGGTCATCATGCGGCGCGCCTTGGAGTACGTCAAGGCATTTGACGGTGTAATTGCGCAGCATGCCCAAGAACCTCGCTTGACCGAGGGCGCTCAGATGCACGAGGGAGCCGTGAGTGCAGAGCTTGGATTGACTGGTTGGCCCTCGGTTGCCGAGGAATCGATCATTGCGCGAGATGTTCTGTTGGCAGAGCATGTTGATTCTCGAATTCACATTTGCCATCTCTCGACTAAGGGATCTGTTGAAATCGTACGATGGGCAAAGGCGCGCGGAATAAAGGTGACCGCAGAGGTAACCCCTCATCATCTATTGCTGACCGATGACCTCGTCCGCAGCTATGACTCCGTATACAAAGTTAATCCGCCGCTGCGCACTTCAGAAGATGTCACTGCACTCCGAGAAGCACTAATCGATGGAACCATCGACATAATCGCCACGGATCACGCACCACACCCAATTGAATCCAAGGACTGCGAATGGAATGCTGCGGCATTTGGAATGCTTGGTCTTGAAACAGCAGCGTCTATCGCCCAAGAAGTTTTGATCCAAAGTGGCAAGTCCGACTGGAATAGATTCAGTCAGGTATTGTCCAAGAATCCTGCACGGATTGCTGGAGATCAAGAGCAGGGTCAAGAGATTCAGGCCGGCTCGTTTGCAAACATCGTTTTAATTGACCCAAGGGTAAAGCGCAAAGTGGTGTCCGAGTCCGCGTCAAAGTCCATTAATTCACCTTTTGTTGGCTTGGAATTACCTGGAAAAATTACTCACACTATTTACCGCGGGTATTTCACGGTTCGCGATTCAATTTTGGCAGAGCAGGGAAGAAGCTAATGGCTAAACAATCAATGGCTATCATCAGCCTCGTTCTTTTTTTGTTGTTAGCAGGGCTTGCTATTCGTGCTTGGCGGAAACGTGCGGCCGAGCAGGCTGCTGAGTTTTCAGCGCCTCTTGAAGCTCTGGATTTCTTTGGTGAGCTGCTGGCCCAAGCAAATGCCTTTTACGTTGCCACAACCAGAGCGGCGAACCATTTAGAGAGAATTAACGCCTACGGCCTTGGAGCAAGAGGGATTTCGCAGGTTTTTGTCTTCACCGAGGGATTGTTGATTGTTCGTAAAGGAGAACGGCCGTTAGCAATCCAAAGATCCAACCTAGTCAGCGTAGATTTCACTCAGGTTGCTATCGACAAGGCCGTTGAGCGTGACGGCTTGATATCGGTGTCTTGGATACACGAGGGCGTTAACTTGGCAACCCAAGTTCGCATATTAGAGCCGAGCGGTCGCTCAGCAATAGCCAATGCATTAGAAGAAATTATTGGGACTAACACAAAGAAGAGAGCAGCCAGATGAGTCAGGCATTACTTGTACTTGAAGACGGACGCGTATTTAGCGGACAGGCTTACGGGGCGGAAGGCAAGTCTCTTGGCGAGATAGTGTTCGCGACTGGAATGACTGGATATCAGGAAACACTCACAGACCCTTCTTACGCGGGCCAAATTGTGGTTCAAACTGCGCCACACATTGGGAACACCGGAGTAAACGCTCGCGATGAAGAGTCGCAGCGTATTTGGGTTGAAGGGTATGTCGTGCGCGACCCGTCCAGAATCGTTTCAAACTTTCGTTCAGAGAGCTCGCTATCAGAGGAACTCAAGAAGTTTGGCGTAGTTGGCATTTCAGGAATTGACACCCGTGCTTTGACTCGTCACCTCCGCACCGCTGGCTCAATGCGGGGTGGTGTATTTTCTGGAGAGGCCTCCAAGTTTCCCATTGAACAGCTGATCTCTGAAGTTCAGGGCGCAGCAAAAATGAAGGGCCTCTCACTGAGTGACGTAGTCACAACGGCTGAGAGTTACACAATCCCGGCCGACGGTTCCAAAGTTGGACGAGTAGCCATCGTTGACCTTGGCATCAAGCGTTCCACTATTGAGCACATGGCAGCTCGTGGTCTAGAGGTTGTGGTTTTTCCAGCTAAGGTCGACTCCAAAACTTTGCTGGCTGCTAATCCTGATGCCGTTTTTTACTCAAATGGGCCAGGTGATCCGGAAGCAGCTGGGGCACAGGTTGAGGTTTTACGCGAGATTCTTGACAGCAAAGTGCCTTTCTTTGGAATTTGCTTCGGCAATCAGTTGCTAGGTCGAGCGCTGGGCTTTGAGACCTACAAGTTACCTTTTGGACACCGGGGAATTAATCAACCGGTCATGGATCGCAGAACCGGAAAAGTTGAAGTCACCGCCCATAACCACGGTTTTGCCGTCAAGGTAGAAGGTGGACCAGAGGTGCAAAGCCCGGCAGGCTATGGGCGAGTCGCTGTAAGTCACGTTTCGCTCAATGACGATTGCGTAGAGGGTCTTGAGTGTCTAGACATCCCTGCGTTCTCGGTTCAGTATCACCCAGAGGCCGCGGCAGGTCCACACGATTCAAATTATCTATTTGACCGACTGGTCGAACTCATTCAAAAGAACAAGGCGGCTAAGTAATGCCAAAGCGCAGTGACATAAAGAGTGTTTTAGTAATCGGTTCGGGTCCAATCGTTATTGGTCAAGCCTGCGAATTTGACTACTCCGGAACCCAAGCCTGCCGAGTTCTTCGCGCCGAGGGAATTCGAGTGATTTTGGTTAACTCCAACCCGGCTACCATCATGACCGATCCGGACTTTGCCGATGCCACCTACATCGAACCGATAACACCGCAGGTTATCGAATCAATCATCATCAAGGAAAAGCCTGACGCAATTCTGCCCACCCTGGGTGGGCAAACTGCACTAAATGCTGCAATGGCATTGCATGAACTTGGGATTTTGGAAAAATACAACGTTGAACTCATCGGCGCCAAGGTAGATGCGATTAAGAAGGGTGAAGATCGCCAGATATTCAAACAGCTCGTACTTGATGCTGGAGCTGACGTTGCCAAATCTGTGATCTGTGGCACCGTTGACGAATGCGTTTCCGCAGCCGGTGAACTTGGCTACCCACTCATGGTTCAGCCTTCCTTCACCATGGGTGGTCTTGGTTCCGGCTTCGCCTACGACGAAGAAGAGCTTCGCAGGATTTGCGAGTCTGGACTTCAGGCTAGCCCCGTGACCCAGGTAATGCTTTCCGAGTCAATCCTGGGCTGGAAAGAATACGAGCTTGAGTTGATGCGCGACACCAACGACAACTGCGTTGTCGTTTGCTCAATTGAGAACGTAGACCCAGTTGGTGTGCACACCGGCGACTCAATCACGGTTGCTCCGGCGCTTACTTTGACAGACCGCGAGTACCAGAATCTTCGCGACATCAGCATCGACATCATTCGTGCTGTTGGCGTAGACACCGGCGGCTGCAACATCCAGTTCGCAGTTGATCCATCGAACGGGCGTGTTGTGGTTATTGAAATGAATCCACGTGTTAGCCGTTCGAGTGCACTTGCCTCGAAGGCAACCGGTTTTCCAATTGCCAAGATTGCGGCAAAGCTCGCAATCGGCTACACGCTCGATGAGATTCCTAATGACATCACTCGGGTGACTCCGGCCAGCTTTGAACCTACATTGGACTACATCGTTGTGAAGGTTCCACGATTCGCATTCGAAAAGTTCCCGGCCGCCAACAACACGCTGACTACAACCATGAAGTCCGTGGGGGAGGCTATGGCAATTGGGCGTAATTACACCCAGGCCCTGCAGAAGGCGTTGCGCAGCCTTGAAAAACGTGGTTCGTCATTCCACTGGGACGGCGCGCTGGGCAACGTTGCTGAACTGCTGGAGCAAATCAAAACCCCAACCGATGGCCGCATCGTTCAGGTACAACAGGCGCTTCGTGCCGGAGCAACGGCGGCGCAGGTTTTCGATTCAACCAAGATTGATCCTTGGTTTATTGATCAGATAGTTCTAATTAACGAGATAGCCGCCGACATCGCTGCTGCGCCGTCCCTTGATGAGACAGTAATTAGGTTGGCGAAGGATCACGGATTCAGCGATTCACAGATTGCTCAAATTCGTGGTCTCAGTGAACCCGAGGTTCGCGCCATGCGTCATGAGATGAAACTTCGACCGGTTTTCAAAACCGTTGATACCTGTGCCGGAGAATTCCCGGCCGAAACTCCATATCACTACAGCACCTACGAAGAGGAGACTGAGGTTGCGCCTTCTGATCGAAAGAAGGTTGTTATTTTAGGCTCCGGTCCAAATCGAATTGGGCAAGGTGTGGAATTTGATTACAGTTGCGTGCACGCGTCTTTTGCACTCTCGGAAGCCGGCTATGAAACCATCATGATCAACTGCAACCCAGAGACGGTTTCTACCGATTACGACACCT containing:
- the pyrR gene encoding bifunctional pyr operon transcriptional regulator/uracil phosphoribosyltransferase PyrR, which codes for MGVSARTVLSSEDIDRAVTRIAHEILEANTAVQKSSAQKNGTKDLIILGIPTRGVLLAERIAAVIAKAEPNADISNILGRLDITMYRDDLAANPTRAVTETQIPKQGIDDKVVVLVDDVLFSGRTIRAALDALGEYGRPRAVKLAVLVDRGHRELPIRADFVGKNLPTAREERINVNLSETDSQNAVVIES
- a CDS encoding aspartate carbamoyltransferase catalytic subunit — translated: MKNLLSAADLNREAAIEILDIAEEMAGVNHRDIKKLPTLRGKTVVNLFFEDSTRTRISFELAEKRLSADVINFTAKGSSVSKGESLKDTAQTLEAMGADAVVIRHSASGAAYKLAHSGWINGSIINAGDGTHEHPTQALLDAFTMRKRIHGDSSLGKDLDGVNVAIVGDILHSRVARSNLILLNTLGAQVHFIAPPTLLPANLSRLSAELHYSLDDAIESENLDVVMMLRIQTERMNASYFPSEREYSRIWGFNAQRLAKLKSSAIVMHPGPMNRGLEIDAISADSPQSTVLEQVTNGVSVRMAVLYALLSGERNTNAN
- a CDS encoding dihydroorotase; protein product: MPTNYVLKNAQLADGSVQDIQIQDEKIVAVGKSLRADETIDCTGLVALPGFVDLHTHLREPGFEQSETVLTGTQSAALGGFTAVHAMANTMPVADTAGVVEQVASLGKEAGYADVYPIGAVTVGLEGKQLAELGAMANSKAKVRVFSDDGKCVHDPVIMRRALEYVKAFDGVIAQHAQEPRLTEGAQMHEGAVSAELGLTGWPSVAEESIIARDVLLAEHVDSRIHICHLSTKGSVEIVRWAKARGIKVTAEVTPHHLLLTDDLVRSYDSVYKVNPPLRTSEDVTALREALIDGTIDIIATDHAPHPIESKDCEWNAAAFGMLGLETAASIAQEVLIQSGKSDWNRFSQVLSKNPARIAGDQEQGQEIQAGSFANIVLIDPRVKRKVVSESASKSINSPFVGLELPGKITHTIYRGYFTVRDSILAEQGRS
- the carA gene encoding glutamine-hydrolyzing carbamoyl-phosphate synthase small subunit, whose protein sequence is MSQALLVLEDGRVFSGQAYGAEGKSLGEIVFATGMTGYQETLTDPSYAGQIVVQTAPHIGNTGVNARDEESQRIWVEGYVVRDPSRIVSNFRSESSLSEELKKFGVVGISGIDTRALTRHLRTAGSMRGGVFSGEASKFPIEQLISEVQGAAKMKGLSLSDVVTTAESYTIPADGSKVGRVAIVDLGIKRSTIEHMAARGLEVVVFPAKVDSKTLLAANPDAVFYSNGPGDPEAAGAQVEVLREILDSKVPFFGICFGNQLLGRALGFETYKLPFGHRGINQPVMDRRTGKVEVTAHNHGFAVKVEGGPEVQSPAGYGRVAVSHVSLNDDCVEGLECLDIPAFSVQYHPEAAAGPHDSNYLFDRLVELIQKNKAAK
- the carB gene encoding carbamoyl-phosphate synthase large subunit, with translation MPKRSDIKSVLVIGSGPIVIGQACEFDYSGTQACRVLRAEGIRVILVNSNPATIMTDPDFADATYIEPITPQVIESIIIKEKPDAILPTLGGQTALNAAMALHELGILEKYNVELIGAKVDAIKKGEDRQIFKQLVLDAGADVAKSVICGTVDECVSAAGELGYPLMVQPSFTMGGLGSGFAYDEEELRRICESGLQASPVTQVMLSESILGWKEYELELMRDTNDNCVVVCSIENVDPVGVHTGDSITVAPALTLTDREYQNLRDISIDIIRAVGVDTGGCNIQFAVDPSNGRVVVIEMNPRVSRSSALASKATGFPIAKIAAKLAIGYTLDEIPNDITRVTPASFEPTLDYIVVKVPRFAFEKFPAANNTLTTTMKSVGEAMAIGRNYTQALQKALRSLEKRGSSFHWDGALGNVAELLEQIKTPTDGRIVQVQQALRAGATAAQVFDSTKIDPWFIDQIVLINEIAADIAAAPSLDETVIRLAKDHGFSDSQIAQIRGLSEPEVRAMRHEMKLRPVFKTVDTCAGEFPAETPYHYSTYEEETEVAPSDRKKVVILGSGPNRIGQGVEFDYSCVHASFALSEAGYETIMINCNPETVSTDYDTSDRLYFEPLTLEDVLEVIHAEQQSGELVGVVVQLGGQTALGLAKGLQEAGIPILGTSPDAIDLAEERGLFSKILDDGDLLAPANGTALNLAEAEIIAARIGYPVLVRPSFVLGGRGMEIVYDQAGIRDYFDRIADQGIVGPNHPLLVDRFLDDAIEIDIDALFDGTDLYVGGVMEHIEEAGIHSGDSSCTLPPITMSDSQIARVREATLKIAQGIGVRGLLNVQFALAADVLYVLEANPRASRTVPFVSKALGITLAKAASLVMVGRTIKELVSEGHLPEKDGTYIPAGAPIAVKEAVLPFKRFATKDGRFVDSLLGPEMRSTGEVMGIDVDFPKAFAKSQSAAGSALPVSGSIFISVSDRDKPQVILPVRRLQQLGYQVLATSGTAAILARHGIDVQVVRKHTDDSSVAEGPTIVELISAGRVDVVVNTPSGSSARKDGYEIRAATTAADKAIFTTIAQLSAAIGSFEEVIAGPFAVKSLQDHAIDRAVALAN